The genomic stretch GAGCCCGAGATCCCGGAAGCCCTGGACCCCGAGCGCGACCACCTCGGCGTCCAGCGCCGGGTCGTCGACGCCGAGCGCCTCCATGTCGACCTGGGTGAAGTGCCGGTAGCGCCCGGCCTGCGGCCGCTCGTACCGGAACGCCGAACCCACGGTCCAGAGCTTCACCGGCAGCGCGCCGTCGTGCAGCCGATGCTCGATGAACGCCCGCATGAGCCCGGCGGTGAGCTCGGGGCGGAGGGTCAGGGATCGGCCGCCGCGGTCGTCGAAGGTGTACATCTCCTTGGTGACCACGTCGGTGGACTCGCCCACGCCGCGGGCGAAGACCGCCGTCTCCTCGAAGACCGGCGTCTCGACGTAGCCGTACCCGGCCCGCCGCAGCGGCGCGGTCAGCGTGTCGCGGACGGCCAGGAAGCGGGCGGACTCCGGCGGGAGGGTGTCGAACGTGCCCTTCGGGGCGCGCAGCTCGGTCACAGTCCCCGCCCCGCCGGCGCCGGACCGGAACCCGCCGCCGCCTCGGCCAGGTAGGGGTTGGTCGCCCGCTCCCGCCCGATGGTCGTCGCCGGACCGTGCCCGGGCAGCACGACCGTCTCGTCGTCCAGGGGCAGGACGACGTCCCGCAGGGAGCGGAGCATCGCCTCCCACGAGCCTCCGGGCAGGTCCACCCGGCCGACCGAGCCGGCAAAGAGGACGTCGCCGGCGAGCAGGCCGGGCGCCTCACCCAGGTCCAGCGAGAACACGACCGACCCCTGGGTGTGCCCCGGCGCGTGCCGCACGGTGAGCTCGACCCCGGCGAGCGAGAGCACCGCGCCGTCGTCGAGGCTCCTGACCTCGCTCGGGTCGGGCAGCTGCACCCCCGTGATGAGCGGCGCCAGCTGCGGGCCGTGCCAGCGCGCCGGGTCCGACAGCATCCCGAGGTCGTCCGGGTGCAGGTAGGCGGGGATGTCGTAGCCGTCGCACACCGGCAGCACCGAGAACGTGTGGTCCAGATGGCCGTGGGTCAGCACGACGGCGACCGGCTTCAGGCCGTCCTCGGCGAGCATCCGCGCCAGCGGCTCGACGGCGTCCATGCCGGGGTCGACGACGACGCACTCCTGCCCGGGCCCGGAGGCGACGGCATAGCAGTTGGTGCCGAACGCGCCGGCGGGGAACGAGCGGATGAGCACCCGTGCAGGTTACGCGGGGGCTCGCGACGCACCGGTGCTGCCAGGGAGCGGCCAGCTCCGCCGCCTAGACTCGCGCTCGACTGCGGTTGCGGCCGGCCCTCAGGCCCCGCCCCGCCCCGACCTGCCCCGGCGAGTACCCGCCCCATCGAGGAGTTCGACCGTGCCCACGAACAAGCAGCGCCGGGAAGCCGCGCAGCGCCACCTGCAGCGCCAGCTCGAGCGCCGAGCCGAGCTCGCGCGCAAGCGCCGCCGCAACCTCGGCATCCTGCTCACGGCCATCGCGGTCGTCGTCGTGGTCGGCGCCTCGCTGCTGATCACCGGCGTCTTCGAGGACGACGACAGCGCGGCATCGGCCGACCCCGCACCGAGCAGCTCCGCAGCCGCGGCGACCACCAACGCCGACGGCACCGTGGCCTGCACCTACAGCCCCGACGAGTCGGGCAACCCCAGCCTCACCGATGTCGGGACGCCGCCGAGCCCCGAGGCGACCCCCGCCCAGGGCACGAGCACGCTGCTGATGAGCACCAACCAGGGCGACCTCACCCTCACC from Blastococcus sp. PRF04-17 encodes the following:
- a CDS encoding MBL fold metallo-hydrolase, whose protein sequence is MLIRSFPAGAFGTNCYAVASGPGQECVVVDPGMDAVEPLARMLAEDGLKPVAVVLTHGHLDHTFSVLPVCDGYDIPAYLHPDDLGMLSDPARWHGPQLAPLITGVQLPDPSEVRSLDDGAVLSLAGVELTVRHAPGHTQGSVVFSLDLGEAPGLLAGDVLFAGSVGRVDLPGGSWEAMLRSLRDVVLPLDDETVVLPGHGPATTIGRERATNPYLAEAAAGSGPAPAGRGL